A window from Pangasianodon hypophthalmus isolate fPanHyp1 chromosome 4, fPanHyp1.pri, whole genome shotgun sequence encodes these proteins:
- the LOC113539911 gene encoding serine-rich adhesin for platelets, with protein sequence MTKEQNLFAAQSTQYATITTGDFGTTGESLETTTDNSLTTTPDATVTTTVSATTAESLETTTDNSLTTTSDSGTTAESSDTITDNSLTTTPDATVTPSDSGTTAESSERTKDNSLTTTSDSGTTAESSETTTDNSLTTTPDATVTPSDSGTTAESSETTTDSSLTTTSESATTAESSETTTDNSLTTTSDAGTTAQSSETTTDNSLTTTPDATVTPTVSATTAESLETTTDKSLTTTSDSGTTAESSETTTDNSLTTTPDATVTTSDSATTAESLETTTDNSLTTTSDSGTTADSSETTTDNSVTTTSDSGTTAESSETTTDSSLTTTSDSGTTAESSETTTDNSLTTTSDSGTTADSSETTTDNSLTTTSDSGTTAQSSETTTDNSLTTTSDSVTTAESSDTTTDNSLTTTPDATVTPSDSGTTAESSETTTDNSLTTSSDSGTTAESSETTTDNSITTTPDATITTSDSATTAEGLETTTDNSFTTTRDSGTTAEGLEITTDHSLTTTPDATESTSESATTAEGSETTTDGSLTTTSDSGTTAESLETTTDNSLTTTSDSATTAQSLETTTDNSLTTTADATVTTTSDSDTTAEGSETTADNSLTTTSDSSTTAESSETTTDNSVTTTSDATVTTSDSGTTAEGSETTTDSSLTTTSDSGTTADSSEPTTDNSLTTTNDSGTTAESSETTTDDSLTTTSDSGTTAESSETTTDNSLTTMPDTTITTSDSATTAEGLETTIDNSLTTTSDSPTTAESSETTTDNSLTTTPDATVTTSDSATTAESSETTTDNSLTTTSDSGTTAESSETTTDNSLTTTPDATVTTSDSATTAESLETTTDNSLTTTSDSGTTAESSETTTDNSLTTTPDASVTTSDSGTTAENSETTTDNSLTTTSDSGTTAQSSETTTDNSLTTTPDATVTTSDSGTTAEGSETTTDSSLTTTSDSGTTADSSETTTDNSLTTTNDSGTTAQSSETTADDSLTTTSDSGTTAESSETTTDNSLTTTPDTTITTSDSATTAEGLETTIDNSLTTTSDSPTTAESSETTTDNSLTTTPDASVTTSDSGTTSESLETTTDNSLTTTSDSGTTAESSETTTDNSLTTTPDATVTTSDSATTSESLETTTDNSLTTTSDSGTTAESLETTTDNSLTTTSDSGTTAESSETTTDNSLTTTPDATVTTSDSGTTAENSETTTDNSLTTTSDSGTTAESSETTTDNSLTTTPDATVTTSDSATTAEGSETTTDSSLTTTSDSGTTAENSETTTDKSLTTTSDSCTTAESSETTTDSSLTITSDSGTTAESSETTTDNSLTTTPDATVTTSDSATTSESSETTTDSSLTTTRDSGTTAESSETTTDNSLTTTPDATVTTSDSATTTESSETTTDNSLTTTPDATVTTSDSGTTAESSETTTDSSLTTTSDSGTTADSSEPTTDNSLTTTSDSGTTAESSETTTDNSLTTTPDATVTTSDSGTTAENSETTTDKSLTTTSDSGTTAESSETTTDNSLTTTADATVTTSDSATTAEGSETTTDSSLTTTSDSGTTAENSETTTDKSLTTTSDSRTTAESSETTTDNSLTTTPDATVTTTSDSGTTAEGSETTTDNSLTTTQDTTITTSDSSTTAESSETTTDNSLTTTSDSGTTAESSETTTDNSLTTTPDATVTTSDSATTAESLETTTDNSLTTTSDSGTTAESSETTTDNSLTTTPDATVTTSDSGTTAENSETTTDNSLTTTSDSGTTAQSSETTTDNSLTTTPDATVTTSDSGTTAEGLETTTDNSLTTTSDSPTTAESSETTTDNSLTTTPDATVTTSDSATTAEGSETTTDSSLTTTSDSGTTAESSETTTDNSLTTTPDATVTTSDSATTAESLETTTDNSLTTTSDSGTTAESSETTTDNSLTTTPDATVTTSDSGTTAENSETTTDNSLTTTSDSGTTAESSETTTDNSLTPTPDATVTTSDSATTAEGSETTTDSSLTTTSDSGTTAENSETTTDKSLTTTSDSRTTAESSETTTDNSLITTPDATVTTTSDSGTTAEGSETTTDNSLTTTSDSSTTAESSETTTDNSVTTTSDATVTTSDSATTAVSSETTTDNSLTTTSDSGTTAESSETTTYNSLTNTSDSGTTAESSETTTDNSVTTTPDATVTTSDSGTTAESSETTTDNSLTTTSDSGTTAESSETTTDNSLTTTPDATVTTSDSGTTSESLETTTDNSLTTTPDATVTTSDSGTTSESSETTTDNSLTSTSDSATTAESSETTTDNSLTTTPDATVTTSDSATTAEGWETTTDNSLTTTSDSGTTAESSETTTDNSLTTTPDATVTTTSDSGTTAEGSETTTDNSLTTTSDSSTTAESSETTTDNSVTTTSDATVTTSDSATTAVSSETTTDNSLTTTSDSGTTAESSETTTDNSLTTTSDSGTTAESSETTTDNSLTTTPDATVTTSDSGTTSESLETTTDNSLTTTSDSGTTAESSETTTDNSLTTTPDATVTTSDYGTTAESSETTTDNSLTTTSDFGTTGESLETTTDNSLTTTPDATVTTSDSATTAESSETTPDNSLTTTSVSGTTAESSETTTDNSLTTTPDATVTTSDSGTTAESSETTTDNSLTTTSDFGTTGESLETTTDNSLTTTPDATVTTSDSATTAESSETTPDNSLTTTSVSGTTAESSETTTDNSLTTTPDATVTTSDSATTAESSETTTDNSLTTTSDFGTTGESLETTTDNSLTTTPDATVTTSDSATTAESSETTPDNSLTTTSVSGTTAESSETTTDNSLTTTPDATVTTTSDSGTTAEGSETTTDNSLTTTSDSSPTAQSSETTTDNSLTTTSDATVTTSDSGTTAEGSETTTDSSLTTTSDSGTTTDSSETTTDNSLTTSNDSDTTAESSETTTDDSLTTTSDSATTGESSETTTDNSLTTTPDATVTTSDSATTAEGWETTTDNFPTTTSDSGTTAESSETTTDNSLTTTPDATVTTSDSATTAEGWETTTDNSPTTTSDSGTTAESSETTTDNSLTTTPDATVTTSDSATTAEGWETTTDNSPTTTSDSGTTAEGSETTTDNSLTTTSDSSPTAQSSETTTDNSLTTTSDATVTTSDSGTTAEGSETTTDSSLTTTSDSGTTTDSSETTTDNSLTTSNDSDTTAESSETTTDDSLTTTSDSATTGESSETTTDNSLTTTPDATVTTSDSATTAEGWETTTDNSPTTTSDSGTTAEILETTTDNSLTTTSDSGTTAESSETTTDNSLTTTSDSGTTAESSETTTENSLTTTSDSGTTAQSSETTTENSLTSTSAATTTGATQKTTTTTTTNPPIPCENGGTPTDNGCFCAPGFIGGYCGSVVSEIRGPDKIERIVLAEVDINKTYISEYQNPSSQQYKDFVQSFIIKMTPYYKTRIDKFLNITNVTLSEGKPFKSRMQSKWIEKAPKSVNVKHDIVVEIENYASEKYEKLFVTVQEAVKSLTNCTPMLKACPNFTVTEVQVNKTVLTEKEFCEQVTAMLPEEYRHYFSPVTVLGKLTCVNQCHRDHPSPKICMNKGTCEVSKQGPACYCRHSDTNWYLGEDCKYQVHKVGVYAGMAVVTVVLVLAVAVFSAYVSLNKRKQKRNKDNKEALVNQWIDDDFEWPSQKRSNESHSVVDETYDNPAQSNEENTSQNTTPHRTASSTHPSSPQFNLPQNVIPLQYLGSNHPMRISKPQIHTSSSRPEIYNFDV encoded by the exons ATGACCAAAGAACAAAATTTATTTGCAGCTCAGAGTACACAATATGCAACCATAACAACTGGTGATTTTGGCACAACAGGTGAGAGtttggaaacaaccacagacaactctcttacaactaccccagatgcaacCGTAACAACTACTGTctctgccacaacagctgagagtttggaaacaaccacagacaactctcttacaaccactagtgattctggcacgacagctgagagttcagacacaatcacagacaactctcttacaactaccccagatgcaacCGTAACACCTAGTGactctggcacaacagctgagagctCAGAAAGAACCaaagacaactctcttacaaccactagtgattctggcacaacagctgagagttcagaaacaaccacagacaactctcttacaactaccccagatgcaacCGTAACACCTAGTGactctggcacaacagctgagagctcagaaacaaccacagacagcTCTCTTACAACGACTAGTGAGtctgccacaacagctgagagttcagaaacaaccacagacaactctcttacaacgaCTAGTGATGCTGGCACAACAGCTcagagttcggaaacaaccacagacaactctcttacaactaccccagatgcaacCGTAACACCTACTGTctctgccacaacagctgagagtttggaaacaaccacagacaagtctcttacaaccactagtgattctggcacaacagctgagagttcagaaactaccacagacaactctcttacaactaccccagatgcaacCGTAACAACTAGTGactctgccacaacagctgagagtttggaaacaaccacagacaactctcttacaaccactagtgattctggcacaacagctgacaGTTCGGAAACAACTACAGACAACTCtgttacaaccactagtgattctggcacaacagctgagagttcggaaacaaccacagacagctctcttacaaccactagtgattctggcacaacagctgagagttcggaaacaaccacagacaactctcttacaaccactagtgattctggcacaacagctgacaGTTCGGAAACAActacagacaactctcttacaaccactagtgattctggcacaacagctcagagttcggaaacaaccacagacaactctcttacaaccactagtgattctgtcacaacagctgagagttcagacacaacaacagacaactctcttacaactaccccagatgcaacCGTAACACCTAGTGactctggcacaacagctgagagctcagaaacaaccacagacaactctcttacaaccagtAGTGATTCTGggacaacagctgagagttcggaaacaaccacagacaactctattacaactaccccagatgcaacCATTACAACGAGTGACTCTGCTACAACAGCTGAGGGTTTGGAAACGACCACAGACAACTCTTTTACAACCACTAgagattctggcacaacagcagAGGGTTTGGAAATAACCACAGACCACTCTCTTACAACTACTCCAGATGCAACAGAATCAACTAGTGAAtctgccacaacagctgagggttcagaaacaaccacagacggctctcttacaaccactagtgattctggcacaacagctgagagtttggaaacaaccacagacaactctcttacaaccactagtgattctgccACAACAGCTCAGAGTTTGGAAActaccacagacaactctcttacaactaccGCAGATGCAACCGtaacaaccactagtgattctgacACAACAGCTGAGGGTTCAGAAACAACcgcagacaactctcttacaaccactagtgattctagcacaacagctgagagttcggaaacaaccacagacaactctgtTACAACTACCTCAGATGCAACCGTAACAACTAGTGactctggcacaacagctgagggttcggaaacaaccacagacagctctcttacaaccactagtgattctggcacaacagctgacaGTTCAGAaccaaccacagacaactctcttacaaccactaatgattctggcacaacagctgagagttcggaaacaaccacagacgaCTCTCTTacgaccactagtgattctggcacaacagctgagagttcggaaactaCCACAGATAACTCTCTTACAACTATGCCAGATACAACCATAACAACTAGTGactctgccacaacagctgaggGTTTGGAAACAACCatagacaactctcttacaaccactagtgattctcccacaacagctgagagttcggaaacaaccacagacaactcccttacaactaccccagatgcaacTGTCACAACTAGTGACTCcgccacaacagctgagagttcagaaacaaccacagacaactctcttacaaccactagtgattctggcacaacagctgagagttcggaaactaccacagacaactctcttacaactaccccagatgcaacCGTAACAACTAGTGactctgccacaacagctgagagtttggaaacaaccacagacaactctcttacaaccactagtgattctggcacaacagctgagagttcagaaactactacagacaactctcttacaactaccccagatgcaaGTGTCACAACTAGTGactctggcacaacagctgagaattcagaaacaaccacagacaactctcttacaaccactagtgattcagGCACAACAGCTCAGAGTTCAGAAActaccacagacaactctctcacaactaccccagatgcaacCGTAACAACTAGTGactctggcacaacagctgagggttcggaaacaaccacagacagctctcttacaaccactagtgattctggcacaacagctgacagttcagaaacaaccacagacaactctcttacaaccactaatgattctggcacaacagctcagagttcggaaacaaccgCAGAcgactctcttacaaccactagtgattctgggacaacagctgagagttcggaaactaCCACAGAtaactctcttacaactaccccagatACAACCATAACAACTAGTGactctgccacaacagctgaggGTTTGGAAACAACCatagacaactctcttacaaccactagtgattctcccacaacagctgagagttcggaaacaaccacagacaactcccttacaactaccccagatgcaaGTGTCACAACTAGTGACTCTGGCACAACATCTGAGAGtttggaaacaaccacagacaactctcttacaaccactagtgattctggcacaacagctgagagttcggaaactaccacagacaactctcttacaactaccccagatgcaacCGTAACAACTAGTGACTCTGCCACAACATCTGAGAGtttggaaacaaccacagacaactctcttacaaccactagtgattctggcacaacagctgagagtttggaaacaaccacagacaactctcttacaaccactagtgattctggcacaacagctgagagttcagaaacaaccacagacaactctcttacaactaccccagatgcaacTGTCACAACTAGTGactctggcacaacagctgagaattcagaaacaaccacagacaactctcttacaaccactagtgactctggcacaacagctgagagttcggaaactaccacagacaactctcttacaactaccccagatgcaacCGTAACAACTAGTGactctgccacaacagctgagggttcggaaacaaccacagacagctctcttacaaccactagtgattctggcacaacagctgagaatTCGGAAACCACCACAGACAagtctcttacaaccactagtgattcttgcacaacagctgagagttcggaaacaaccacagacagcTCTCTTACAatcactagtgattctggcacaacagctgagagttcggaaactaccacagacaactctcttacaactaccccagatgcaacCGTAACAACTAGTGACTCTGCCACAACatctgagagttcggaaacaaccacagacagctctcttacaaccactagagattctggcacaacagctgagagttcggaaactaccacagacaactctcttacaactaccccagatgcaacTGTCACAACTAGTGATTCTGCCACAACaactgagagttcggaaacaaccacagacaactcccttacaactaccccagatgcaacTGTCACAACTAGTGactctggcacaacagctgagagttcagaaactaccacagacagctctcttacaaccactagtgattctggcacaacagctgacaGTTCAGAaccaaccacagacaactctcttacaaccactagtgattctggcacaacagctgagagttcggaaacaaccacagacaactctcttacaactaccccagatgcaacTGTCACAACTAGTGactctggcacaacagctgagaatTCGGAAACCACCACAGACAagtctcttacaaccactagtgattctggcacaacagctgagagttcggaaactaccacagacaactctcttacaactaccGCAGATGCAACCGTAACAACTAGTGactctgccacaacagctgagggttcggaaacaaccacagacagctctcttacaaccactagtgattctggcacaacagctgagaatTCGGAAACCACCACAGACAagtctcttacaaccactagtgattctcgcacaacagctgagagttcggaaactaccacagacaactctcttacaactaccccagatgcaaccgtaacaaccactagtgattctggcacaacagctgagggttcagaaacaaccacagacaactctcttacaactaccCAAGATACAACCATAACAACTAGTGATTCTtccacaacagctgagagttcggaaacaaccacagacaactcccttacaaccactagtgactctggcacaacagctgagagttcggaaactaccacagacaactctcttacaactaccccagatgcaacCGTAACAACTAGTGactctgccacaacagctgagagtttggaaacaaccacagacaactctcttacaaccactagtgattctggcacaacagctgagagttcagaaactactacagacaactctcttacaactaccccagatgcaacTGTCACAACTAGTGactctggcacaacagctgagaattcagaaacaaccacagacaactctcttacaaccactagtgattcagGCACAACAGCTCAGAGTTCAGAAActaccacagacaactctcttacaactaccccagatgcaacCGTAACAACTAGTGactctggcacaacagctgagggtttggaaacaaccacagacaactctcttacaaccactagtgattctcccacaacagctgagagttcggaaacaaccacagacaactcccttacaactaccccagatgcaacTGTCACAACTAGTGACTCCGCCACAACAGCTGAGggttcagaaacaaccacagacagctctcttacaaccactagtgattctggcacaacagctgagagttcggaaactaccacagacaactctcttacaactaccccagatgcaacCGTAACAACTAGTGactctgccacaacagctgagagtttggaaacaaccacagacaactctcttacaaccactagtgattctggcacaacagctgagagttcagaaacaaccacagacaactctcttacaactaccccagatgcaacTGTCACAACTAGTGactctggcacaacagctgagaattcagaaacaaccacagacaactctcttacaaccactagtgattctggcacaacagctgagagttcggaaactaccacagacaactctcttacaccTACCCCAGATGCAACCGTAACAACTAGTGactctgccacaacagctgagggttcggaaacaaccacagacagctctcttacaaccactagtgattctggcacaacagctgagaatTCGGAAACCACCACAGACAagtctcttacaaccactagtgattctcgcacaacagctgagagttcggaaactaccacagacaactctcttataactaccccagatgcaaccgtaacaaccactagtgattctggcacaacagctgagggttcagaaacaaccacagacaactctcttacaaccactagtgattctagcacaacagctgagagttcagaaacaaccacagacaactctgtTACAACTACCTCAGATGCAACCGTAACAACTAGTGactctgccacaacagctgtaagttcagaaacaaccacagacaactctcttacaaccactagtgattctggcacaacagctgagagttcggaaacaacgacatacaactctcttacaaacactagtgattctggcacgacagctgagagttcagaaacaaccacagacaactctgttacaactaccccagatgcaacTGTCACAACTAGTGactctggcacaacagctgagagttcagaaacaaccacagacaactctcttacaaccactagtgattctggcacaacagctgagagttcggaaactaccacagacaactctcttacaactaccccagatgcaacCGTCACAACTAGTGACTCTGGCACAACATCTGAGAGtttggaaacaaccacagacaactctcttacaactaccccagatgcaacCGTCACAACTAGTGACTCTGGCACAACatctgagagttcggaaacaaccacagacaactctcttacatccactagtgattctgccacaacagctgagagctcggaaacaaccacagacaactcccttacaactaccccagatgcaacCGTAACAACTAGTGactctgccacaacagctgaggGTTGGGAAACAActacagacaactctcttacaaccactagtgattcaggcacaacagctgagagttcggaaactaccacagacaactctcttacaactaccccagatgcaactgtaacaaccactagtgattctggcacaacagctgagggttcagaaacaaccacagacaactctcttacaaccactagtgattctagcacaacagctgagagttcagaaacaaccacagacaactctgtTACAACTACCTCAGATGCAACCGTAACAACTAGTGactctgccacaacagctgtgagttcagaaacaaccacagacaactctcttacaaccactagtgattctggcacaacagctgagagttcagaaacaaccacagacaactctcttacaaccactagtgattctggcacaacagctgagagttcggaaactaccacagacaactctcttacaactaccccagatgcaacCGTCACAACTAGTGACTCTGGCACAACATCTGAGAGtttggaaacaaccacagacaactctcttacaaccactagtgattctggcacaacagctgagagttcagaaacaaccacagacaactctcttacaactaccccagatgcaacTGTCACAACTAGTGACTATGGCACAACAGCAGagagttcagaaacaaccacagacaactctcttacaaccactagtgattttGGCACAACAGGTGAGAGtttggaaacaaccacagacaactctcttacaactaccccagatgcaacTGTCACAACTAGTGACTCcgccacaacagctgagagttcagaaacaaccccagacaactctcttacaaccactagtgtttcaggcacaacagctgagagttcggaaactaccacagacaactctcttacaactaccccagatgcaacTGTCACAACTAGTGactctggcacaacagctgagagttcagaaacaaccacagacaactctcttacaaccactagtgattttGGCACAACAGGTGAGAGtttggaaacaaccacagacaactctcttacaactaccccagatgcaacTGTCACAACTAGTGACTCcgccacaacagctgagagttcagaaacaaccccagacaactctcttacaaccactagtgtttcaggcacaacagctgagagttcggaaactaccacagacaactctcttacaactaccccagatgcaacTGTCACAACTAGTGactctgccacaacagctgagagttcagaaacaaccacagacaactctcttacaaccactagtgattttGGCACAACAGGTGAGAGtttggaaacaaccacagacaactctcttacaactaccccagatgcaacTGTCACAACTAGTGACTCcgccacaacagctgagagttcagaaacaaccccagacaactctcttacaaccactagtgtttcaggcacaacagctgagagttcggaaacaaccacagacaactctcttacaactaccccagatgcaaccgtaacaaccactagtgattctggcacaacagctgagggttcagaaacaaccacagacaactctcttacaaccactagtgattctagCCCAACAGCTcagagttcggaaacaaccacagacaactctcttacaactaccTCAGATGCAACCGTAACAACTAGTGactctggcacaacagctgagggttcggaaacaaccacagacagctctcttacaaccactagtgattctggcacaacaacTGAcagttcagaaacaaccacagacaactctcttacaacctcTAATGATTCTgacacaacagctgagagttcggaaacaaccacagacgactctcttacaaccactagtgattctgccACAACAGGTGAGAgctcggaaacaaccacagacaactcccttacaactaccccagatgcaacCGTAACAACTAGTGactctgccacaacagctgagggttgggaaacaaccacagacaactttcccacaaccactagtgattctggcacaacagctgagagttcggaaactaccacagacaactctcttacaactaccccagatgcaacTGTCACAACTAGTGactctgccacaacagctgagggttgggaaacaaccacagacaactctcccacaaccactagtgattctggcacaacagctgagagttcggaaactaCCACAGACAACTCCcttacaactaccccagatgcaacCGTAACAACTAGTGactctgccacaacagctgagggttgggaaacaaccacagacaactctcccacaaccactagtgattctggcacaacagctgagggttcagaaacaaccacagacaactctcttacaaccactagtgattctagCCCAACAGCTcagagttcggaaacaaccacagacaactctcttacaactaccTCAGATGCAACCGTAACAACTAGTGactctggcacaacagctgagggttcggaaacaaccacagacagctctcttacaaccactagtgattctggcacaacaacTGAcagttcagaaacaaccacagacaactctcttacaacctcTAATGATTCTgacacaacagctgagagttcggaaacaaccacagacgactctcttacaaccactagtgattctgccACAACAGGTGAGAgctcggaaacaaccacagacaactcccttacaactaccccagatgcaacCGTAACAACTAGTGactctgccacaacagctgagggttgggaaacaaccacagacaactctcccacaaccactagtgattctggcacaaccgCTGAGATTTTGGAAACGActacagacaactctcttacaaccactagtgattctggcacaacagctgagagttcggaaacaaccacagacaactctcttacaaccactagtgattctggcacaacagctgagagttcggaaaccaCCACAGaaaactctcttacaaccactagtgactCTGGAACGACAGCTCagagttcagaaacaaccacagaaaacTCTCTTACATCCACATCAGCAGCCACAACAACAGGTGCGACACAAAAAAccactacaactacaactacaaatCCACCTATACCATGTGAAAATGGTGGAACTCCAACAGACAATGGCTGTTTCTGCGCCCCTGGTTTTATAGGAGGGTATTGCGGCAGTGTTGTATCTGAAATCAGAGGTCCAG aTAAAATTGAAAGGATAGTCCTTGCTGAAGTAGACATAAACAAAACTTATATCTCTGAATACCAAAATCCATCCTCACAACAATATAAAGATTTTGTCCAAAGCTTCATTATAAAG ATGACACCATACTACAAAACCAGGATTGATAAGTTCTTGAATATAACAAATGTAACACTGAG TGAAGGAAAACCTTTCAAGAGCCGAATGCAGAGCAAGTGGATAGAGAAAGCACCTAAAAG TGTGAATGTTAAGCATGACATTGTTGTGGAAATTGAAAACTATGCTAGTGAAAAGTATGAAAAGCTCTTTGTGACCGTCCAAGAAGCTGTTAAATCACTTACAAATTGTACTCCCATGTTAAAAG CCTGCCCAAACTTTACTGTTACTGAGGTCCAGGTCAACAAAACTGTACTGACTGAAAAAG AGTTCTGTGAGCAAGTTACAGCAATGCTTCCTGAGGAGTATCGTCACTATTTTTCTCCCGTTACTGTGCTGGGCAAATTAACATGTGTCAATCAATGTCATCGTGATCATCCTTCTCCAAAGATCTGCATGAACAAAGGTACCTGTGAGGTTTCCAAGCAAGGACCAGCCTGCTA CTGTCGTCACTCAGATACAAATTGGTATCTTGGAGAAGATTGCAAGTACCAAGTTCACAAAGTGGGCGTCTATGCTGGAATggcagttgtcactgtggtttTAGTATTAGCTGTAGCAGTGTTTTCGGCATATGTCTCGCTTaataaaaggaaacagaagag GAATAAAGACAATAAGGAAGCTCTTGTGAATCAGTGGATAGATGATGACTTTGAGTGGCCCTCACAAAAAAGATCAAACGAATCTCATTCAG TGGTTGATGAAACATATGATAATCCTGCACAGTCAAATGAGGAGAATACCAGCCAGAATACCACACCTCATAGAACAGCCTCTTCCACCCATCCTTCTTCCCCCCAATTCAACTTGCCTCAAAATGTAATTCCACTTCAGTATCTGGGCAGCAATCACCCT ATGAGAATCAGCAAGCCTCAGATCCACACCTCTTCTTCAAGGCCAGAAATATACAACTTTGATGTATGA